Proteins encoded together in one Carya illinoinensis cultivar Pawnee chromosome 3, C.illinoinensisPawnee_v1, whole genome shotgun sequence window:
- the LOC122303028 gene encoding caffeoylshikimate esterase: MAPVSIRFPGVDEELQKILEAKMDEAPARRLARDSFKDIQLGIDHILFKTTCDGLEVKESYEVNSRGLEIFSKSWLPASSRLKALVCFCHGYGDTCTFFCEGIARKLASSGFGVLAMDYPGFGLSEGLHGYIPSFDGLVDDVIEHYSKVKENPEFRTLPSFLFGESLGGAVALKVHLKQPNAWDGAILVAPMCKIADNMVPPWLLTQILIGVAKFLPKRKLVPQKDLAEAAFRDLKKREQTAYNVIAYKDKPRLRTALEMLRTTQEIERRLQEVSLPLLILHGEADIVTDPSVSKALHEIASSSDKKLNLYKDAHHSLLEGEPDEIIIQVFNDIISWLDEHTVKSTSH; the protein is encoded by the exons GGCTAAAATGGACGAAGCGCCAGCCAGAAGGCTTGCTCGCGACTCTTTTAAGGATATTCAACTTGGGATTGACCACATATTGTTCAAG ACAACATGTGATGGACTAGAAGTAAAGGAG TCATATGAAGTGAACTCTAGAGGACTTGAAATTTTTTCGAAAAGTTGGCTTCCAGCCTCCTCTCGCCTCAAAGCATTGGTGTGCTTTTGTCATGGCTATGGAGATACTTGTACATTTTTCTGTGAAG GAATTGCAAGGAAGTTGGCGTCATCTGGATTTGGCGTTCTTGCAATGGATTATCCGGGATTTGGCCTTTCAGAAGGTCTCCACGGCTATATTCCAAGCTTCGACGGGCTTGTTGATGATGTTATTGAGCATTACTCAAAAGTCAAAG AGAACCCTGAGTTTCGTACTCTCCCAAGCTTCCTTTTTGGTGAATCTCTGGGTGGAGCTGTAGCTCTGAAGGTGCACCTGAAACAACCTAATGCATGGGATGGCGCCATTCTTGTTGCGCCTATGTGCAAA attgCGGATAACATGGTACCACCATGGTTACTCACGCAAATCCTGATTGGGGTAGCTAAATTTCTTCCAAAACGGAAGCTAGTTCCACAAAAAGACTTGGCTGAGGCAGCATTTAGAGACCTGAAAAAAAGAGAACAG ACAGCTTATAACGTCATTGCTTACAAGGATAAACCACGCTTGCGGACTGCTTTGGAGATGCTTAGAACCACTCAAGAGATAGAACGGCGATTGCAAGAA GTCTCTCTACCGTTATTGATCTTGCATGGGGAGGCTGATATTGTAACGGACCCATCCGTGAGCAAGGCCTTGCATGAGATAGCAAGCAGTTCAGACAAAAAGCTTAATCTTTACAAGGATgcccaccattctcttctcgAGGGTGAGCCAGATGAAATCATAATTCAAGTTTTCAATGATATAATTTCTTGGCTTGATGAACACACTGTTAAAAGTACTTCCCACTGA